In Komagataeibacter sucrofermentans DSM 15973, the genomic window CCGCCTTTTTTCAAAAAGGCAGCGTTCTTTTCGAAGCTTTTTGAAAAAAGCTTCACCAAAAACTTTTTCTCAGGAGAGGGCCGTTTCCAGTTCGGCGGCAATCGCGGCAGCAGCGGCTGCCGTGTCTGCGGCACGGGTAATGGGGCGGCCCACCACAATCCAGTCTGCCCCGGCGGCACTGGCCTGTGCCGGGGTCATGACCCGCTTCTGGTCGCCCAGCGCGCTGCCTGCCGGGCGGATGCCTGGCACCACCAGCACCGGCTTATGACCAAGTGCCGCACGCAGCGGCGCGATCTCGTGCGAGGAACAGACCAGCCCATCCGCGCCGGAGTCCATGGCCAGCGCGCCAAGACGCAGCACCTGCGCCTCCACGCTGCCTTCCACCCCGGTTTCGTGCAGGGCGGCCTCGTCCATGCTGGTCAGCACGGTCACGGCCAGCAGCAGCGGGCGGGCGCCTTCGGGAAAGGTCTCGTCAATCGCCTTGCGGGCGGCGGCGATCATGGCGCGGCCACCGCTGGCGTGGATGGTCAGCATGGCAGGCCGGAGTGCGGCAAGGCTGCCAATGGCCGAGGCCACGGTGTTGGGAATGTCGTGCAGTTTCAGGTCAAGAAAAAGCGGGCTGTCGCCTGCCGCCTTGCGCACCGCATCGAGCCCGCAGGCATAGGTGAACTCAAGCCCCAGCTTGACCATGCCTGCATGCCCCGCCACCTGCTCGCGCCAGCGCACGGCCTGTGCCGTATCCTTGGTGTCGAGGGCAACGATCAGGCGGGTGGACCGTCCATGGCTCATTGGCGGTGCTCCAGAGGCAGAAATGGCGGGTTGGTCAGGATCAGGAATGCTCGGGGGGCTTGGGCAGTTGCGGGGCCGCCTCGGGGGCCGGGGCCACCTCGGGTGCGGGCTGCGTCTCGACCGGCGCGGCGGCATAAGCCTTGAGCATGGGGGAATCAGCCGGGGCCGATGTCAGGCCCTGAGGGCGGGCGGGCGCATCGGTATCAGGCAGGCTGGCGCGCAGGGTGCGCAGTTCCTGTTCGGCGCGGCGCGCGCGGCGGATCTGGCGCAGCACCACGATCCAGACACTGGCCGAGCCGGTGGCATAGAACAGGGCGGCCACCAGCAGCGCAAGCACGCCGGGGGATGACGTCCATTTCCACTGCAGCCATGACAGTTCCACGGGCGCCTGGTTGCAGGCCGCGAAAATGATCAGTGCCACCGTCACGGGCAGGGTGATGAAAAGACGTATCATGACCCTGTTCCCTACCCCCAACAACCAGCCCCTGCAAGAAAATCAATTCATACGGCGCTGGCTTGATCGCGTGGCACGGACATGGTTGCCTGTACCACACAGGGTGCAGGGAGCGGGGCAATGGGCAAGGTTGTCGTTTTTCGCAACACGGCGCGACGTGATGAATCCTGGGCGGTGGAAGCCCGCACCGGGCGCGAGACGCGCATCGCCAGCATCTATGCCACCCGCGCCGCAGCCGAGGCCGACTGCGTGTGGCGCAACAGCCAGGTCGCGGCCTATCGCGCCTTTCTTGAGCGCAATGCGGTGGCCGTGCCGCATTACAGCATCCGCCCCTATCGCCGCGCCGACCTGCCCCGCGCCTGGCGCCCGCTGCCCGCGCTGGGCTTTCTGCATGGGCAGTGCCGCTCATGAATGGATTGGTGCCGCCTTTTTGAAAAAAGACGGCATGCTTTCAAAGCTTTTTGAAAAAAGCTTCACCAAAAACATCTCCAGGTTTTCACGCTTCTTGTTTGCCACGGCCTTTGCGCCCGCCCGTCCTTGACGATCTGCCTGATCCGTTGCTGTCATACGTCCCGCCCGCGCGCCCTGGGGTGTGGTATAAAGCGCGGTCAGGCCCATGACAGGCCACCA contains:
- the pyrF gene encoding orotidine-5'-phosphate decarboxylase encodes the protein MSHGRSTRLIVALDTKDTAQAVRWREQVAGHAGMVKLGLEFTYACGLDAVRKAAGDSPLFLDLKLHDIPNTVASAIGSLAALRPAMLTIHASGGRAMIAAARKAIDETFPEGARPLLLAVTVLTSMDEAALHETGVEGSVEAQVLRLGALAMDSGADGLVCSSHEIAPLRAALGHKPVLVVPGIRPAGSALGDQKRVMTPAQASAAGADWIVVGRPITRAADTAAAAAAIAAELETALS
- a CDS encoding LapA family protein → MIRLFITLPVTVALIIFAACNQAPVELSWLQWKWTSSPGVLALLVAALFYATGSASVWIVVLRQIRRARRAEQELRTLRASLPDTDAPARPQGLTSAPADSPMLKAYAAAPVETQPAPEVAPAPEAAPQLPKPPEHS